One segment of uncultured Methanobrevibacter sp. DNA contains the following:
- a CDS encoding glycosyltransferase family 4 protein: MCGKMNNTDMLILFLVTLCATIFFTWYVKRIFLRARIADNPIVSEHRHKSGTPTMGGVAFLFAISFVIAAYYQNIPILLVSFIMLAGGIVGLVDDLIGLKVKEIQKVVVNTSDEVIALGRLDVEPGEEVRVATPKAKAEVDDLLKEGKVEVIGEVPIKTEPEELEKIVCQIVIGIFFALTGIVTTLGGFELGLLAIPVVIIAILGCINAVNLIDGMDGLAAGIVGIASIFCCVYIYLFGHASLMPPFLILSALCLGFLVFNKYPASIFMGDTGSFVLGTGYAAAVLVCDIPYFGVLALGVPIISVIVSLLHRAHIIKLPVEPLHHTLNHYGMSETKIVLTYWGVTLLLCVIGILAKMYLF; encoded by the coding sequence AGGATTGCTGATAATCCTATAGTTAGTGAACATAGGCATAAGAGTGGTACTCCAACAATGGGTGGTGTTGCATTCTTATTTGCAATTTCTTTTGTAATTGCAGCATATTATCAAAATATTCCAATATTATTAGTTTCATTCATCATGCTTGCAGGCGGTATTGTTGGTCTTGTTGATGATTTGATTGGTCTTAAAGTTAAAGAAATTCAAAAGGTTGTTGTCAATACCTCTGATGAGGTTATTGCATTGGGGAGATTGGATGTTGAACCTGGAGAGGAAGTTCGTGTTGCAACTCCAAAAGCAAAAGCCGAAGTTGATGACTTGCTTAAAGAGGGTAAAGTTGAAGTCATAGGTGAAGTTCCTATCAAAACAGAGCCTGAAGAGTTGGAAAAAATAGTGTGTCAGATTGTAATAGGAATATTTTTCGCTCTTACTGGTATAGTAACAACTTTAGGTGGTTTTGAACTAGGTTTATTGGCTATTCCAGTAGTTATTATAGCCATTTTAGGTTGTATCAATGCAGTTAATTTAATTGATGGGATGGATGGCTTAGCCGCAGGTATTGTTGGAATTGCATCAATTTTCTGTTGTGTTTACATTTACTTGTTTGGACATGCATCTTTAATGCCTCCATTTTTAATATTGTCTGCTTTATGTTTAGGATTTTTAGTATTCAATAAATATCCCGCTTCTATTTTTATGGGTGACACTGGATCATTCGTATTGGGAACAGGTTATGCTGCTGCAGTACTTGTCTGTGATATTCCCTATTTTGGAGTTCTAGCATTGGGTGTTCCAATTATTTCAGTTATTGTAAGCTTATTGCACAGGGCACATATAATCAAATTACCAGTAGAACCGCTACATCACACATTAAATCATTATGGAATGTCTGAAACAAAAATTGTATTGACTTACTGGGGAGTTACATTATTATTGTGTGTAATAGGTATTCTTGCTAAGATGTACCTATTCTAA
- a CDS encoding Mur ligase family protein — MEIQELTEAIEGKLIGNDEFFSIDGFTGKFTFLNDAHTGDIVIRHWINDKGIEMAFDQNIACLITQNPKDGAIEMAEHLNFPLIITDKIELANAYALSYTINKFSPNSTNIVITGTNGKSTTSHLIYHILKTAGFNVFTNTDSESEFNTLIDPMVSKLIADEVTKNGELDYLVIEVSEVQGWLGKLMEHHAALMSEAINPKVGVITNIAMDHIGLVNSIDDVFREITAVPKAIGDGVCVLNHDDELVMKLDAENPFYTSMSPLDEENAVYYDGEKIIHQGKTLMTKEELPFTGNHFIQNILSAIASCISLGIDENDIIVGVKSYEALNRRFAKLNDEPLIYDDFAHNPDGIKATISETIKLLPPNQTLYVVCAIRGSRGVEINQLNVEALVESVGDNMELILSSSNDVVNDLNFVEQEEREVFFNTLNQNDIDFIHYDNLKECLSETYKKAGKNDIILLIGAQGMDPAESLLKDII, encoded by the coding sequence ATGGAAATTCAAGAATTGACTGAAGCCATTGAAGGAAAACTCATTGGAAATGATGAATTCTTTTCAATTGATGGTTTTACAGGTAAATTTACTTTTTTAAATGATGCACATACTGGAGATATAGTAATAAGGCATTGGATCAATGATAAAGGTATTGAAATGGCATTTGATCAGAATATTGCCTGTTTGATTACTCAAAATCCAAAAGATGGCGCTATTGAAATGGCAGAACATTTAAATTTCCCATTGATAATTACAGATAAAATAGAATTGGCAAATGCATATGCATTATCATACACCATTAACAAATTCTCCCCAAATTCGACAAACATTGTAATCACTGGAACAAACGGCAAATCAACTACATCACATTTAATTTATCATATTTTAAAAACTGCTGGCTTTAATGTATTTACCAATACAGATAGCGAATCGGAATTCAATACATTGATTGACCCGATGGTTTCTAAACTAATTGCTGATGAAGTTACAAAAAATGGGGAACTGGATTATCTGGTGATTGAAGTATCTGAAGTTCAAGGTTGGCTTGGAAAATTGATGGAGCATCATGCAGCATTGATGAGCGAAGCAATCAACCCTAAAGTTGGAGTCATAACAAACATTGCAATGGACCATATTGGTCTTGTAAATTCAATAGATGATGTGTTTAGGGAAATAACTGCTGTTCCAAAAGCTATTGGGGATGGTGTTTGTGTACTCAATCATGATGATGAATTGGTCATGAAATTGGATGCTGAAAACCCATTCTATACTTCAATGTCTCCATTAGATGAGGAAAATGCAGTTTATTATGATGGTGAAAAAATAATTCATCAAGGCAAAACACTCATGACTAAGGAAGAATTGCCATTCACAGGCAATCATTTCATTCAAAATATCTTATCAGCGATTGCATCATGTATCTCTTTGGGAATAGATGAAAATGATATAATTGTTGGTGTCAAATCGTATGAGGCTTTAAATAGACGTTTTGCTAAATTAAATGATGAACCTTTAATTTATGATGATTTTGCACATAATCCTGATGGAATTAAAGCTACTATTTCTGAAACAATCAAATTGCTTCCTCCAAATCAGACATTATATGTTGTATGTGCCATCAGAGGGTCAAGGGGTGTTGAAATAAACCAATTGAATGTTGAGGCACTTGTGGAGTCTGTGGGGGACAATATGGAATTGATTTTATCTTCAAGCAATGATGTTGTCAATGATTTAAATTTTGTTGAACAAGAAGAAAGAGAAGTATTTTTCAACACATTAAATCAAAATGATATTGATTTTATTCATTATGACAATTTAAAAGAATGTTTAAGTGAAACTTACAAAAAAGCGGGTAAAAATGATATCATATTATTAATAGGAGCTCAAGGAATGGATCCTGCCGAATCACTTTTAAAAGATATTATATAA